In the Drosophila biarmipes strain raj3 chromosome X, RU_DBia_V1.1, whole genome shotgun sequence genome, one interval contains:
- the LOC108032977 gene encoding peptide transporter family 1 isoform X1 has protein sequence MPPIQQITGSSVRADEMERPAEQVPLLEIQPAAEPVAAPASSAAAESAPANPSPRALVVEDSTPSAGLAEDSSPSAGLAEDSTPSVATVEDSTPIAAFAESQPVVESNGRASVEARKLPEIQAEAQRNGKEPEKNGKELQEAGDFKNVSEAEGQQKKLPYPKSVFFIISNEFCERFNYYGMRTVLVLYLSRALHYSDDTATVVFHVFTMFVYFLCVFGAIISDSWLGKFKTILYLSLVYICGSVLLTLGAIGPLNLPVETFTMLGLALIALGSGGIKPCVSAFGGDQFKVPEQVKQITSFFSLFYFSINAGSLISTTVTPILREDVSCFNDINCYPLAFGVPAVLMIVSVIIFVLGRSLYKMKPPAGNMVVLVSSTIWTAITTKCKEKKTNPREHWLDYADVKYDRQLIDDVKVLMRVLFLYLPLPVFWALFDQQGSRWTFQATRMDGDMGTWDIKPDQLQVLNPLLILLFIPLYDVAFYPALRLVGISRPLQKLTMGGILAGIAFIISGVVELNLEKTYPDLPYSQNIQLRIFNTDNCDYTFTSNLTGVESVTVPPLSAYTNKDLHVGHSVDLVYYLNSTNPDCTINVAGEKITLSEKKAWSLFLSPENATTTHYWEEDFVDKPSESRPLIRNVANLPPTDRITWRTTGKDEEVYNELAAETNLTRVNSGEYYVMVGEMWVGRYHVHTGGVYTLLISDKHAGSLVEITEPNSMNILWLVPQYVIMTLGEVMFSVTGLEFSYAQAPPSMKSVLQACWLLTVAFGNVIVVIIAEAALFDSQASEFFLFAGLMFADMLIFMLMAYYYVPNDPNKLVEEAQPLTVGDAKAEIPPLEGGVENKGKDIDE, from the exons ATGCCGCCGATCCAACAGATCACCGGTTCATCTGTCCGAGCAGACGAGATGGAACGGCCGGCGGAGCAAGTACCCCTGCTCG AAATACAGCCTGCGGCTGAGCCTGTGGCTGCACCAGCCTCTTCTGCTGCCGCAGAGAGTGCTCCTGCGAATCCCTCGCCGCGAGCCCTGGTCGTAGAAGACTCCACCCCAAGTGCCGGGCTCGCGGAAGACTCTAGCCCAAGTGCTGGGCTCGCGGAAGACTCTACCCCAAGTGTGGCGACCGTGGAAGACTCTACCCCGATTGCCGCCTTCGCAGAAAGTCAACCCGTCGTCGAGAGCAATGGCCGGGCATCGGTGGAGGCCAGGAAGCTGCCCGAAATTCAAGCGGAAGCGCAGAGGAATGGCAAGGAGCCCGAGAAGAACGGCAAGGAGCTGCAGGAGGCCGGTGACTTCAAGAACGTCTCCGAGGCTGAGGGTCAGCAGAAG AAACTGCCGTATCCCAAGTCCGTGTTCTTCATCATCAGCAACGAGTTCTGCGAGCGTTTCAACTACTACGGCATGCGAA CTGTTTTGGTCCTCTATCTGAGCCGCGCCCTGCACTATTCCGATGACACCGCCACCGTGGTCTTCCACGTCTTCACCATGTTTGTGTACTTCCTGTGCGTCTTCGGCGCCATCATTTCGGACTCCTGGCTGGGCAAATTCAAGACGATCCTGTACCTATCGCTGGTGTACATCTGCGGATCGGTGCTGCTGACCCTGGGCGCCATTGGACCCCTCAACCTGCCCGTGGAGACGTTCACGATGCTGGGCCTGGCGCTCATTGCCCTCGGATCGGGCGGCATAAAGCCGTGTGTGTCGGCCTTTGGCGGCGATCAGTTCAAGGTGCCGGAGCAGGTGAAGCAGATCACCTCGTTCTTCTCGCTCTTCTACTTCTCGATCAATGCCGGCTCGCTGATCTCCACCACCGTGACGCCCATTCTGCGCGAGGATGTGTCCTGCTTCAACGACATCAACTGCTATCCCCTGGCCTTCGGAGTGCCCGCCGTCCTCATGATCGTCTCGGTGATCATCTTCGTTCTGGGCAGATCCCTGTACAAGATGAAGCCGCCGGCAGGCAATATGGTGGTGCTGGTGAGCAGCACCATCTGGACGGCCATCACGACCAAGTGCAAGGAGAAGAAGACCAATCCGCGAGAGCACTGGCTGGACTACGCCGACGTCAAGTACGACCGCCAGTTGATCGACGACGTCAAGGTGCTGATGCGAGTGCTCTTCCTCTACCTGCCGCTGCCCGTGTTCTGGGCACTGTTCGACCAGCAGGGCTCACGCTGGACCTTCCAGGCCACCCGGATGGACGGCGATATGGGCACCTGGGACATCAAGCCCGACCAGCTGCAGGTGCTCAACCCGCTGCTCATCCTGCTCTTCATCCCCCTGTACGACGTGGCCTTCTATCCGGCCCTGCGGCTCGTGGGCATCAGCCGACCCCTGCAGAAGCTCACCATGGGCGGCATCCTGgccggcattgccttcatcatATCCGGCGTGGTGGAGCTCAATCTGGAG AAAACCTATCCCGACCTGCCCTACAGCCAGAACATCCAGCTGCGCATCTTCAACACGGACAACTGTGACTACACCTTCACGTCGAACCTGACGGGCGTGGAGAGCGTGACGGTGCCCCCGCTGAGTGCCTACACGAACAAGGACCTCCACGTCGGCCATTCTGTGGACCTGGTCTACTACCTGAACAGCACGAATCCGGACTGCACGATTAATGTGGCCGGGGAGAAGATTACCCTGAGCGAGAAGAAGGCCTGGTCGCTGTTCCTCAGTCCGGAGAATGCCACCACCACGCACTACTGGGAGGAGGACTTCGTGGACAAGCCCAGCGAGAGTCGTCCGCTCATCCGCAATGTGGCCAATTTGCCGCCGACGGACAGGATCACATGGCGCACTACAGGCAAGGATGAGGAGGTCTACAACGAACTGGCCGCCGAGACGAACCTGACGCGTGTGAATTCGGGGGAATACTACGTCATGGTAGGCGAAATGTGGGTGGGACGTTACCATGTCCACACTGGCGGAGTGTACACCCTGCTGATCAGCGATAAGCATGCGGGCAGTCTGGTGGAGATCACGGAGCCCAATTCGATGAACATCCTCTGGCTGGTGCCGCAGTACGTGATCATGACGCTGGGCGAGGTGATGTTCTCGGTGACGGGCCTGGAGTTCTCCTACGCCCAGGCGCCGCCCAGCATGAAGAGTGTCCTGCAGGCCTGCTGGCTGCTCACCGTGGCCTTTGGCAACGTCATCGTGGTCATCATCGCCGAGGCCGCGCTCTTCGACTCGCAGGCCAGCGAGTTCTTCCTGTTCGCCGGCCTCATGTTCGCCGACATGCTGATCTTCATGCTGATGGCCTACTACTATGTGCCCAATGACCCCAACAAGCTGGTGGAGGAGGCCCAGCCCCTGACGGTGGGCGATGCCAAGGCCGAGATCCCGCCCCTCGAGGGCGGCGTCGAGAACAAGGGCAAGGACATCGACGAGTAG
- the LOC108032977 gene encoding peptide transporter family 1 isoform X3: protein MPNMTDKENEIQPAAEPVAAPASSAAAESAPANPSPRALVVEDSTPSAGLAEDSSPSAGLAEDSTPSVATVEDSTPIAAFAESQPVVESNGRASVEARKLPEIQAEAQRNGKEPEKNGKELQEAGDFKNVSEAEGQQKKLPYPKSVFFIISNEFCERFNYYGMRTVLVLYLSRALHYSDDTATVVFHVFTMFVYFLCVFGAIISDSWLGKFKTILYLSLVYICGSVLLTLGAIGPLNLPVETFTMLGLALIALGSGGIKPCVSAFGGDQFKVPEQVKQITSFFSLFYFSINAGSLISTTVTPILREDVSCFNDINCYPLAFGVPAVLMIVSVIIFVLGRSLYKMKPPAGNMVVLVSSTIWTAITTKCKEKKTNPREHWLDYADVKYDRQLIDDVKVLMRVLFLYLPLPVFWALFDQQGSRWTFQATRMDGDMGTWDIKPDQLQVLNPLLILLFIPLYDVAFYPALRLVGISRPLQKLTMGGILAGIAFIISGVVELNLEHTYPLIPSGGNTQLRVFSGIPDCEYRFSTNLGARESFTLKGLDFYYSGSVATSSDGTFKLTYSVESLTEGCTTLEGGTQQLYEATAHSLFLRPSHAIVKYWYEDEVQKSNRSWAFVRTLANLLATTRVVWTEEGGESASLDLPARNHDLYELNTGEYRVQVADQNLTQVQLRAGGVYALLVGQSHGAFVSRLVEVTSPNSMHMLWLVPQYVVMTLGEVMFSVTGLEFSYSQSPPSMKSVLQACWLLTVAFGNVIVVVIAELKFFDSQASEFFLFAGLMFVDMLVFMFVAYYYKPYDEVAALTERIRARRRKCEDPNRFKRE, encoded by the exons ATGCCCAACATGACGGATAAGGAAAATG AAATACAGCCTGCGGCTGAGCCTGTGGCTGCACCAGCCTCTTCTGCTGCCGCAGAGAGTGCTCCTGCGAATCCCTCGCCGCGAGCCCTGGTCGTAGAAGACTCCACCCCAAGTGCCGGGCTCGCGGAAGACTCTAGCCCAAGTGCTGGGCTCGCGGAAGACTCTACCCCAAGTGTGGCGACCGTGGAAGACTCTACCCCGATTGCCGCCTTCGCAGAAAGTCAACCCGTCGTCGAGAGCAATGGCCGGGCATCGGTGGAGGCCAGGAAGCTGCCCGAAATTCAAGCGGAAGCGCAGAGGAATGGCAAGGAGCCCGAGAAGAACGGCAAGGAGCTGCAGGAGGCCGGTGACTTCAAGAACGTCTCCGAGGCTGAGGGTCAGCAGAAG AAACTGCCGTATCCCAAGTCCGTGTTCTTCATCATCAGCAACGAGTTCTGCGAGCGTTTCAACTACTACGGCATGCGAA CTGTTTTGGTCCTCTATCTGAGCCGCGCCCTGCACTATTCCGATGACACCGCCACCGTGGTCTTCCACGTCTTCACCATGTTTGTGTACTTCCTGTGCGTCTTCGGCGCCATCATTTCGGACTCCTGGCTGGGCAAATTCAAGACGATCCTGTACCTATCGCTGGTGTACATCTGCGGATCGGTGCTGCTGACCCTGGGCGCCATTGGACCCCTCAACCTGCCCGTGGAGACGTTCACGATGCTGGGCCTGGCGCTCATTGCCCTCGGATCGGGCGGCATAAAGCCGTGTGTGTCGGCCTTTGGCGGCGATCAGTTCAAGGTGCCGGAGCAGGTGAAGCAGATCACCTCGTTCTTCTCGCTCTTCTACTTCTCGATCAATGCCGGCTCGCTGATCTCCACCACCGTGACGCCCATTCTGCGCGAGGATGTGTCCTGCTTCAACGACATCAACTGCTATCCCCTGGCCTTCGGAGTGCCCGCCGTCCTCATGATCGTCTCGGTGATCATCTTCGTTCTGGGCAGATCCCTGTACAAGATGAAGCCGCCGGCAGGCAATATGGTGGTGCTGGTGAGCAGCACCATCTGGACGGCCATCACGACCAAGTGCAAGGAGAAGAAGACCAATCCGCGAGAGCACTGGCTGGACTACGCCGACGTCAAGTACGACCGCCAGTTGATCGACGACGTCAAGGTGCTGATGCGAGTGCTCTTCCTCTACCTGCCGCTGCCCGTGTTCTGGGCACTGTTCGACCAGCAGGGCTCACGCTGGACCTTCCAGGCCACCCGGATGGACGGCGATATGGGCACCTGGGACATCAAGCCCGACCAGCTGCAGGTGCTCAACCCGCTGCTCATCCTGCTCTTCATCCCCCTGTACGACGTGGCCTTCTATCCGGCCCTGCGGCTCGTGGGCATCAGCCGACCCCTGCAGAAGCTCACCATGGGCGGCATCCTGgccggcattgccttcatcatATCCGGCGTGGTGGAGCTCAATCTGGAG CACACGTACCCACTGATCCCCAGTGGAGGGAACACCCAGCTGCGGGTCTTCAGCGGCATTCCCGACTGCGAGTACCGCTTCAGCACGAACCTCGGAGCCCGCGAGAGCTTCACCCTGAAGGGTCTGGACTTCTACTACTCGGGCAGTGTGGCCACCAGCAGCGACGGAACCTTCAAGCTGACCTACTCCGTGGAGAGCCTGACCGAAG GATGCACCACTCTGGAGGGCGGCACCCAGCAGCTGTACGAGGCCACCGCCCACTCGCTGTTCCTGCGTCCCTCCCATGCGATCGTCAAGTACTGGTACGAGGACGAGGTCCAGAAGTCCAATCGCTCGTGGGCCTTTGTGAGGACGCTGGCGAACCTGCTGGCCACCACCCGGGTGGTTTGGACAGAGGAGGGCGGGGAGAGCGCGTCCCTGGACCTGCCGGCCCGCAACCACGATCTCTACGAGCTGAACACCGGCGAGTACAGGGTCCAGGTGGCCGACCAGAATCTGACCCAGGTGCAGCTGCGTGCCGGCGGTGTGTACGCCCTGCTGGTGGGCCAGAGCCACGGCGCCTTCGTGTCCCGCCTGGTCGAGGTGACCAGCCCCAACTCGATGCACATGCTCTGGCTGGTGCCGCAGTACGTGGTGATGACGCTCGGCGAGGTGATGTTCTCGGTCACGGGCCTGGAGTTCTCCTACTCCCAGTCGCCGCCCAGCATGAAGAGCGTCCTGCAGGCCTGCTGGCTGCTCACGGTGGCCTTCGGCAACGTCATCGTGGTGGTGATCGCGGAGCTCAAGTTCTTCGACTCGCAGGCCAGCGAGTTCTTCCTCTTCGCCGGGCTCATGTTCGTCGACATGCTGGTCTTCATGTTCGTGGCCTACTACTACAAGCCCTACGATGAGGTGGCGGCCCTCACCGAGAGGATCCGGGCCAGACGCCGGAAGTGCGAGGATCCCAACCGGTTCAAGCGGGAATGA
- the LOC108032977 gene encoding peptide transporter family 1 isoform X2, which yields MPNMTDKENEIQPAAEPVAAPASSAAAESAPANPSPRALVVEDSTPSAGLAEDSSPSAGLAEDSTPSVATVEDSTPIAAFAESQPVVESNGRASVEARKLPEIQAEAQRNGKEPEKNGKELQEAGDFKNVSEAEGQQKKLPYPKSVFFIISNEFCERFNYYGMRTVLVLYLSRALHYSDDTATVVFHVFTMFVYFLCVFGAIISDSWLGKFKTILYLSLVYICGSVLLTLGAIGPLNLPVETFTMLGLALIALGSGGIKPCVSAFGGDQFKVPEQVKQITSFFSLFYFSINAGSLISTTVTPILREDVSCFNDINCYPLAFGVPAVLMIVSVIIFVLGRSLYKMKPPAGNMVVLVSSTIWTAITTKCKEKKTNPREHWLDYADVKYDRQLIDDVKVLMRVLFLYLPLPVFWALFDQQGSRWTFQATRMDGDMGTWDIKPDQLQVLNPLLILLFIPLYDVAFYPALRLVGISRPLQKLTMGGILAGIAFIISGVVELNLEKTYPDLPYSQNIQLRIFNTDNCDYTFTSNLTGVESVTVPPLSAYTNKDLHVGHSVDLVYYLNSTNPDCTINVAGEKITLSEKKAWSLFLSPENATTTHYWEEDFVDKPSESRPLIRNVANLPPTDRITWRTTGKDEEVYNELAAETNLTRVNSGEYYVMVGEMWVGRYHVHTGGVYTLLISDKHAGSLVEITEPNSMNILWLVPQYVIMTLGEVMFSVTGLEFSYAQAPPSMKSVLQACWLLTVAFGNVIVVIIAEAALFDSQASEFFLFAGLMFADMLIFMLMAYYYVPNDPNKLVEEAQPLTVGDAKAEIPPLEGGVENKGKDIDE from the exons ATGCCCAACATGACGGATAAGGAAAATG AAATACAGCCTGCGGCTGAGCCTGTGGCTGCACCAGCCTCTTCTGCTGCCGCAGAGAGTGCTCCTGCGAATCCCTCGCCGCGAGCCCTGGTCGTAGAAGACTCCACCCCAAGTGCCGGGCTCGCGGAAGACTCTAGCCCAAGTGCTGGGCTCGCGGAAGACTCTACCCCAAGTGTGGCGACCGTGGAAGACTCTACCCCGATTGCCGCCTTCGCAGAAAGTCAACCCGTCGTCGAGAGCAATGGCCGGGCATCGGTGGAGGCCAGGAAGCTGCCCGAAATTCAAGCGGAAGCGCAGAGGAATGGCAAGGAGCCCGAGAAGAACGGCAAGGAGCTGCAGGAGGCCGGTGACTTCAAGAACGTCTCCGAGGCTGAGGGTCAGCAGAAG AAACTGCCGTATCCCAAGTCCGTGTTCTTCATCATCAGCAACGAGTTCTGCGAGCGTTTCAACTACTACGGCATGCGAA CTGTTTTGGTCCTCTATCTGAGCCGCGCCCTGCACTATTCCGATGACACCGCCACCGTGGTCTTCCACGTCTTCACCATGTTTGTGTACTTCCTGTGCGTCTTCGGCGCCATCATTTCGGACTCCTGGCTGGGCAAATTCAAGACGATCCTGTACCTATCGCTGGTGTACATCTGCGGATCGGTGCTGCTGACCCTGGGCGCCATTGGACCCCTCAACCTGCCCGTGGAGACGTTCACGATGCTGGGCCTGGCGCTCATTGCCCTCGGATCGGGCGGCATAAAGCCGTGTGTGTCGGCCTTTGGCGGCGATCAGTTCAAGGTGCCGGAGCAGGTGAAGCAGATCACCTCGTTCTTCTCGCTCTTCTACTTCTCGATCAATGCCGGCTCGCTGATCTCCACCACCGTGACGCCCATTCTGCGCGAGGATGTGTCCTGCTTCAACGACATCAACTGCTATCCCCTGGCCTTCGGAGTGCCCGCCGTCCTCATGATCGTCTCGGTGATCATCTTCGTTCTGGGCAGATCCCTGTACAAGATGAAGCCGCCGGCAGGCAATATGGTGGTGCTGGTGAGCAGCACCATCTGGACGGCCATCACGACCAAGTGCAAGGAGAAGAAGACCAATCCGCGAGAGCACTGGCTGGACTACGCCGACGTCAAGTACGACCGCCAGTTGATCGACGACGTCAAGGTGCTGATGCGAGTGCTCTTCCTCTACCTGCCGCTGCCCGTGTTCTGGGCACTGTTCGACCAGCAGGGCTCACGCTGGACCTTCCAGGCCACCCGGATGGACGGCGATATGGGCACCTGGGACATCAAGCCCGACCAGCTGCAGGTGCTCAACCCGCTGCTCATCCTGCTCTTCATCCCCCTGTACGACGTGGCCTTCTATCCGGCCCTGCGGCTCGTGGGCATCAGCCGACCCCTGCAGAAGCTCACCATGGGCGGCATCCTGgccggcattgccttcatcatATCCGGCGTGGTGGAGCTCAATCTGGAG AAAACCTATCCCGACCTGCCCTACAGCCAGAACATCCAGCTGCGCATCTTCAACACGGACAACTGTGACTACACCTTCACGTCGAACCTGACGGGCGTGGAGAGCGTGACGGTGCCCCCGCTGAGTGCCTACACGAACAAGGACCTCCACGTCGGCCATTCTGTGGACCTGGTCTACTACCTGAACAGCACGAATCCGGACTGCACGATTAATGTGGCCGGGGAGAAGATTACCCTGAGCGAGAAGAAGGCCTGGTCGCTGTTCCTCAGTCCGGAGAATGCCACCACCACGCACTACTGGGAGGAGGACTTCGTGGACAAGCCCAGCGAGAGTCGTCCGCTCATCCGCAATGTGGCCAATTTGCCGCCGACGGACAGGATCACATGGCGCACTACAGGCAAGGATGAGGAGGTCTACAACGAACTGGCCGCCGAGACGAACCTGACGCGTGTGAATTCGGGGGAATACTACGTCATGGTAGGCGAAATGTGGGTGGGACGTTACCATGTCCACACTGGCGGAGTGTACACCCTGCTGATCAGCGATAAGCATGCGGGCAGTCTGGTGGAGATCACGGAGCCCAATTCGATGAACATCCTCTGGCTGGTGCCGCAGTACGTGATCATGACGCTGGGCGAGGTGATGTTCTCGGTGACGGGCCTGGAGTTCTCCTACGCCCAGGCGCCGCCCAGCATGAAGAGTGTCCTGCAGGCCTGCTGGCTGCTCACCGTGGCCTTTGGCAACGTCATCGTGGTCATCATCGCCGAGGCCGCGCTCTTCGACTCGCAGGCCAGCGAGTTCTTCCTGTTCGCCGGCCTCATGTTCGCCGACATGCTGATCTTCATGCTGATGGCCTACTACTATGTGCCCAATGACCCCAACAAGCTGGTGGAGGAGGCCCAGCCCCTGACGGTGGGCGATGCCAAGGCCGAGATCCCGCCCCTCGAGGGCGGCGTCGAGAACAAGGGCAAGGACATCGACGAGTAG